The Lates calcarifer isolate ASB-BC8 linkage group LG6, TLL_Latcal_v3, whole genome shotgun sequence genome includes a region encoding these proteins:
- the LOC108882176 gene encoding PDZ domain-containing protein 4 isoform X3, producing the protein MGCNMCVVQKPEEQYRVMFQVSGKELSRLSGDPTLDIRDPVLSNILRRGARRRTGPAGAPGGLVPVTMGMADCVDSCTQTDISFQHMLTLGKSSQHPCGAPPPPDPPPSPPLPPLLEPYLLNELFIEPVYYDPTDYFDITQHEVDRQDELEYEEVELYKSRQQDKLGLTVCYRTDDEEDLGIYVGEVNPNSIAAIDGRIRKGDRILQINGVDVQDREEAVAILTREDSTNVSLLLARPEIENDNQLDPDELDLEPLDNAVHLPSSHRVRNGTSVLGAGPGGVTGGGVLSGHGRSLSRDSPDLLQTVLSNSQELDSGVGRTDESTRYEESSEHDLLGDDHTSASNTNATNTPGSMRKFLSGRGDTPPLLHSQDLQFSADSLLGLDCVNGGGLDQVERLERAYMADPMRMMMPGLTEEECERYKELLEIKCYYEKNSNALLLLGGQGPAQEEGDVPLDVNRNESLTQHEMALLEEELRHLEFKCRNILRAQKMQQLRERCLKAWPLEDKNGASAGAGAGAGRLDVSGSLVSEESCHHALSDINELPERERSDKDSTSAYNTGGESCRSTPLVNEQYPSPSTQSLEGGESYCSAGMQLPASTRQRERGARAERGDGVQANLNQPYSNTHRRAAEAKTSSPGAKVRSLSRDGGTRRGSDGGMRRSPKANGTTERAGGRSAENSPYLSRRHMETKPPPRYLSCMQLRSPSTSDQLGGLRETPREGSMETAGDASPMSLGSTCKDVVQASGAIPLPLSPSLLPASPRMEWKVKIRSDGSRYVAKRPVRDRLLKARAMKIREERSGMTTDDDAVSEMKMGRYWSKEERKQQLLKAREQRRRREFMMQSRLDCLREREREQGSGAQQGTTHQQESTSILELCHRRSMKKRSRRILDNWITIQELLAHGSRSADGKKVYNPLLSVTTV; encoded by the exons gtgaGTGGGAAGGAGCTGTCCCGCCTTTCTGGGGATCCCACCCTGGACATACGGGACCCCGTGCTGTCCAACATACTGAGGCGGGGGGCCCGGAGACGGACGGGCCCAGCGGGGGCTCCTGGAGGGTTAGTACCAGTGACCATGGGCATGGCCGACTGTGTAGACAGCTGCACCCAAACAGACATTAGCTTCCAGCATATGTTGACTCTGGGCAAGAGCAGCCAGCATCCCTGCGGAGCTCCACCCCCGCCTGACCCTCCACCATCCCCTCCACTACCGCCGCTACTGGAGCCATATCTACTCAATGAACT CTTTATAGAGCCTGTCTACTACGACCCCACTGACTACTTCGATATCACTCAGCATGAAGTGGACAGACAGGATGAGCTGGAATATGAG GAGGTGGAGTTGTATAAGTCTCGTCAGCAGGATAAACTCGGCCTGACAGTGTGCTACAGAACCGATGATGAGGAGGACCTGGGAATATATGTGGGAGAG GTGAACCCAAACAGTATTGCTGCAATCGATGGCCGCATCCGCAAGGGAGACAGAATACTACAG ATAAATGGAGTGGACGtacaggacagagaggaggcgGTAGCTATTCTCACCAGAGAGGACAGCACTAATGTCTCCCTGCTCCTAGCGCGACCCGAGATAGAG AATGACAACCAGCTGGACCCAGATGAGCTGGACCTGGAGCCACTGGACAATGCTGTCCATCTGCCCAGCAGCCACAGAGTGAGGAACGGCACCTCCGTCCTGGGTGCTGGACCAGGTGGTGTTACTGGTGGAGGTGTATTAAGTGGCCACGGTCGCTCACTGAGCAGGGACTCACCGGATTTGCTCCAGACAGTGCTTAGCAACAGCCAGGAGCTGGACAGTGGGGTGGGCCGCACAGATGAAAGCACACGCTATGAGGAGTCGTCAGAGCATGACCTTCTGGGAGACGATCACACCAGTGCCTCCAATACAAACGCCACGAATACACCCGGCAGCATGCGCAAGTTTCTGTCTGGTAGAGGGGACACTCCGCCCTTGCTGCACTCCCAGGACCTCCAGTTCAGTGCAGACTCCCTCTTAGGGCTGGACTGTGTCAATGGGGGAGGGCTGGACCAGGTGGAGCGATTGGAGAGGGCCTACATGGCAGATCCTATGAGGATGATGATGCCTGGGCTGACTGAGGAGGAGTGCGAGAGGTACAAAGAGCTCCTGGAAATCAAGTGTTACTACGAGAAGAACAGTAATGCTCTGCTGCTACTGGGAGGCCAGGGCCCTGCACAAGAAGAAGGGGACGTCCCACTGGATGTGAATAGGAATGAAAGCCTGACGCAGCATGAGATGGCCCTTCTGGAAGAGGAGCTGCGCCACTTGGAGTTCAAGTGTCGTAACATCCTGAGGGCGCAGAAGATGCAGCAGCTGAGGGAGCGCTGTCTGAAGGCTTGGCCGCTTGAGGACAAGAACGGAGCGAGCGCAGGGGCTGGTGCAGGAGCTGGACGCTTGGATGTAAGTGGTAGTTTGGTCAGTGAGGAGTCCTGCCACCACGCTCTTTCAGATATCAATGAGCTCCCAGAGAGGGAGCGCTCGGATAAGGACAGTACGAGTGCCTACAACACTGGAGGGGAAAGTTGCAGGAGCACCCCTCTGGTCAATGAACAGTACCCGTCACCCTCTACTCAGAGCCTGGAGGGGGGAGAGTCTTATTGTTCAGCTGGTATGCAGCTTCCAGCTTCCActaggcagagagagagaggagccagGGCCGAAAGAGGGGATGGGGTACAAGCAAACTTAAACCAACCCTACTCTAACACTCACAGAAGAGCAGCTGAAGCTAAGACATCCAGCCCCGGAGCTAAAGTTAGGTCCCTGTCCCGAGATGGAGGTACCAGGAGAGGGTCGGATGGAGGGATGAGACGTAGTCCCAAAGCCAATGGGACAACAGAGAGGGCTGGTGGACGTAGCGCAGAAAACAGCCCTTACCTGTCCCGTCGTCACATGGAAACAAAGCCGCCTCCCCGCTACCTGAGCTGCATGCAGCTGAGGTCTCCCTCCACCTCTGATCAGCTCGGTGGACTCAGAGAGACTCCCAGAGAGGGCAGCATGGAGACTGCGGGCGACGCCAGCCCGATGAGTTTGGGTAGCACTTGTAAAGATGTCGTCCAGGCCTCGGGTGCCATACCCTTACCCTTGTCCCCCTCACTGCTGCCTGCCTCCCCTCGTATGGAGTGGAAGGTGAAGATCCGCAGCGACGGGTCACGCTACGTGGCCAAGCGGCCTGTGAGGGACCGCCTCCTGAAGGCACGTGCCATGAAGATCAGAGAGGAGCGCAGTGGCATGACCACAGATGATGATGCTGTGAGTGAAATGAAGATGGGCCGCTACTGGAGCAAAGAGGAGCgcaagcagcagctgctgaaggCCCGTGAGCAGCGGCGGCGCAGGGAGTTCATGATGCAGAGCCGACTCGACTGTCTGAGAGAGCGCGAGAGAGAGCAGGGCAGTGGTGCACAGCAGGGGACGACGCACCAGCAGGAATCCACCTCCATCCTGGAGCTTTGCCACCGCAGGAGCATGAAGAAGCGCAGTCGCAGAATCCTGGATAACTGGATCACTATACAGGAGCTACTGGCTCATGGGAGCAGGTCTGCTGACGGGAAGAAAGTCTATAAccctctgctgtctgtcaccACAGTCTGA
- the LOC108882176 gene encoding PDZ domain-containing protein 4 isoform X2: MGCNMCVVQKPEEQYRVMFQKGHMSNMLCSFDADGRFKVSGKELSRLSGDPTLDIRDPVLSNILRRGARRRTGPAGAPGGLVPVTMGMADCVDSCTQTDISFQHMLTLGKSSQHPCGAPPPPDPPPSPPLPPLLEPYLLNELFIEPVYYDPTDYFDITQHEVDRQDELEYEEVELYKSRQQDKLGLTVCYRTDDEEDLGIYVGEVNPNSIAAIDGRIRKGDRILQINGVDVQDREEAVAILTREDSTNVSLLLARPEIENDNQLDPDELDLEPLDNAVHLPSSHRVRNGTSVLGAGPGGVTGGGVLSGHGRSLSRDSPDLLQTVLSNSQELDSGVGRTDESTRYEESSEHDLLGDDHTSASNTNATNTPGSMRKFLSGRGDTPPLLHSQDLQFSADSLLGLDCVNGGGLDQVERLERAYMADPMRMMMPGLTEEECERYKELLEIKCYYEKNSNALLLLGGQGPAQEEGDVPLDVNRNESLTQHEMALLEEELRHLEFKCRNILRAQKMQQLRERCLKAWPLEDKNGASAGAGAGAGRLDVSGSLVSEESCHHALSDINELPERERSDKDSTSAYNTGGESCRSTPLVNEQYPSPSTQSLEGGESYCSAGMQLPASTRQRERGARAERGDGVQANLNQPYSNTHRRAAEAKTSSPGAKVRSLSRDGGTRRGSDGGMRRSPKANGTTERAGGRSAENSPYLSRRHMETKPPPRYLSCMQLRSPSTSDQLGGLRETPREGSMETAGDASPMSLGSTCKDVVQASGAIPLPLSPSLLPASPRMEWKVKIRSDGSRYVAKRPVRDRLLKARAMKIREERSGMTTDDDAVSEMKMGRYWSKEERKQQLLKAREQRRRREFMMQSRLDCLREREREQGSGAQQGTTHQQESTSILELCHRRSMKKRSRRILDNWITIQELLAHGSRSADGKKVYNPLLSVTTV; this comes from the exons AAGGGTCATATGAGCAACATGCTGTGCTCTTTCGATGCTGATGGTCGATTTAAG gtgaGTGGGAAGGAGCTGTCCCGCCTTTCTGGGGATCCCACCCTGGACATACGGGACCCCGTGCTGTCCAACATACTGAGGCGGGGGGCCCGGAGACGGACGGGCCCAGCGGGGGCTCCTGGAGGGTTAGTACCAGTGACCATGGGCATGGCCGACTGTGTAGACAGCTGCACCCAAACAGACATTAGCTTCCAGCATATGTTGACTCTGGGCAAGAGCAGCCAGCATCCCTGCGGAGCTCCACCCCCGCCTGACCCTCCACCATCCCCTCCACTACCGCCGCTACTGGAGCCATATCTACTCAATGAACT CTTTATAGAGCCTGTCTACTACGACCCCACTGACTACTTCGATATCACTCAGCATGAAGTGGACAGACAGGATGAGCTGGAATATGAG GAGGTGGAGTTGTATAAGTCTCGTCAGCAGGATAAACTCGGCCTGACAGTGTGCTACAGAACCGATGATGAGGAGGACCTGGGAATATATGTGGGAGAG GTGAACCCAAACAGTATTGCTGCAATCGATGGCCGCATCCGCAAGGGAGACAGAATACTACAG ATAAATGGAGTGGACGtacaggacagagaggaggcgGTAGCTATTCTCACCAGAGAGGACAGCACTAATGTCTCCCTGCTCCTAGCGCGACCCGAGATAGAG AATGACAACCAGCTGGACCCAGATGAGCTGGACCTGGAGCCACTGGACAATGCTGTCCATCTGCCCAGCAGCCACAGAGTGAGGAACGGCACCTCCGTCCTGGGTGCTGGACCAGGTGGTGTTACTGGTGGAGGTGTATTAAGTGGCCACGGTCGCTCACTGAGCAGGGACTCACCGGATTTGCTCCAGACAGTGCTTAGCAACAGCCAGGAGCTGGACAGTGGGGTGGGCCGCACAGATGAAAGCACACGCTATGAGGAGTCGTCAGAGCATGACCTTCTGGGAGACGATCACACCAGTGCCTCCAATACAAACGCCACGAATACACCCGGCAGCATGCGCAAGTTTCTGTCTGGTAGAGGGGACACTCCGCCCTTGCTGCACTCCCAGGACCTCCAGTTCAGTGCAGACTCCCTCTTAGGGCTGGACTGTGTCAATGGGGGAGGGCTGGACCAGGTGGAGCGATTGGAGAGGGCCTACATGGCAGATCCTATGAGGATGATGATGCCTGGGCTGACTGAGGAGGAGTGCGAGAGGTACAAAGAGCTCCTGGAAATCAAGTGTTACTACGAGAAGAACAGTAATGCTCTGCTGCTACTGGGAGGCCAGGGCCCTGCACAAGAAGAAGGGGACGTCCCACTGGATGTGAATAGGAATGAAAGCCTGACGCAGCATGAGATGGCCCTTCTGGAAGAGGAGCTGCGCCACTTGGAGTTCAAGTGTCGTAACATCCTGAGGGCGCAGAAGATGCAGCAGCTGAGGGAGCGCTGTCTGAAGGCTTGGCCGCTTGAGGACAAGAACGGAGCGAGCGCAGGGGCTGGTGCAGGAGCTGGACGCTTGGATGTAAGTGGTAGTTTGGTCAGTGAGGAGTCCTGCCACCACGCTCTTTCAGATATCAATGAGCTCCCAGAGAGGGAGCGCTCGGATAAGGACAGTACGAGTGCCTACAACACTGGAGGGGAAAGTTGCAGGAGCACCCCTCTGGTCAATGAACAGTACCCGTCACCCTCTACTCAGAGCCTGGAGGGGGGAGAGTCTTATTGTTCAGCTGGTATGCAGCTTCCAGCTTCCActaggcagagagagagaggagccagGGCCGAAAGAGGGGATGGGGTACAAGCAAACTTAAACCAACCCTACTCTAACACTCACAGAAGAGCAGCTGAAGCTAAGACATCCAGCCCCGGAGCTAAAGTTAGGTCCCTGTCCCGAGATGGAGGTACCAGGAGAGGGTCGGATGGAGGGATGAGACGTAGTCCCAAAGCCAATGGGACAACAGAGAGGGCTGGTGGACGTAGCGCAGAAAACAGCCCTTACCTGTCCCGTCGTCACATGGAAACAAAGCCGCCTCCCCGCTACCTGAGCTGCATGCAGCTGAGGTCTCCCTCCACCTCTGATCAGCTCGGTGGACTCAGAGAGACTCCCAGAGAGGGCAGCATGGAGACTGCGGGCGACGCCAGCCCGATGAGTTTGGGTAGCACTTGTAAAGATGTCGTCCAGGCCTCGGGTGCCATACCCTTACCCTTGTCCCCCTCACTGCTGCCTGCCTCCCCTCGTATGGAGTGGAAGGTGAAGATCCGCAGCGACGGGTCACGCTACGTGGCCAAGCGGCCTGTGAGGGACCGCCTCCTGAAGGCACGTGCCATGAAGATCAGAGAGGAGCGCAGTGGCATGACCACAGATGATGATGCTGTGAGTGAAATGAAGATGGGCCGCTACTGGAGCAAAGAGGAGCgcaagcagcagctgctgaaggCCCGTGAGCAGCGGCGGCGCAGGGAGTTCATGATGCAGAGCCGACTCGACTGTCTGAGAGAGCGCGAGAGAGAGCAGGGCAGTGGTGCACAGCAGGGGACGACGCACCAGCAGGAATCCACCTCCATCCTGGAGCTTTGCCACCGCAGGAGCATGAAGAAGCGCAGTCGCAGAATCCTGGATAACTGGATCACTATACAGGAGCTACTGGCTCATGGGAGCAGGTCTGCTGACGGGAAGAAAGTCTATAAccctctgctgtctgtcaccACAGTCTGA
- the LOC108882176 gene encoding PDZ domain-containing protein 4 isoform X1: MKPSCCLSLSVYFFVKLEVENHSFYSIFSSSFNSLPLSSSPPAPPPFDPDYCFFFQVSGKELSRLSGDPTLDIRDPVLSNILRRGARRRTGPAGAPGGLVPVTMGMADCVDSCTQTDISFQHMLTLGKSSQHPCGAPPPPDPPPSPPLPPLLEPYLLNELFIEPVYYDPTDYFDITQHEVDRQDELEYEEVELYKSRQQDKLGLTVCYRTDDEEDLGIYVGEVNPNSIAAIDGRIRKGDRILQINGVDVQDREEAVAILTREDSTNVSLLLARPEIENDNQLDPDELDLEPLDNAVHLPSSHRVRNGTSVLGAGPGGVTGGGVLSGHGRSLSRDSPDLLQTVLSNSQELDSGVGRTDESTRYEESSEHDLLGDDHTSASNTNATNTPGSMRKFLSGRGDTPPLLHSQDLQFSADSLLGLDCVNGGGLDQVERLERAYMADPMRMMMPGLTEEECERYKELLEIKCYYEKNSNALLLLGGQGPAQEEGDVPLDVNRNESLTQHEMALLEEELRHLEFKCRNILRAQKMQQLRERCLKAWPLEDKNGASAGAGAGAGRLDVSGSLVSEESCHHALSDINELPERERSDKDSTSAYNTGGESCRSTPLVNEQYPSPSTQSLEGGESYCSAGMQLPASTRQRERGARAERGDGVQANLNQPYSNTHRRAAEAKTSSPGAKVRSLSRDGGTRRGSDGGMRRSPKANGTTERAGGRSAENSPYLSRRHMETKPPPRYLSCMQLRSPSTSDQLGGLRETPREGSMETAGDASPMSLGSTCKDVVQASGAIPLPLSPSLLPASPRMEWKVKIRSDGSRYVAKRPVRDRLLKARAMKIREERSGMTTDDDAVSEMKMGRYWSKEERKQQLLKAREQRRRREFMMQSRLDCLREREREQGSGAQQGTTHQQESTSILELCHRRSMKKRSRRILDNWITIQELLAHGSRSADGKKVYNPLLSVTTV; encoded by the exons ATGAAACCCAGTTGCTGTCTGAGTCTCTCTGTCTATTTCTTTGTAAAACTAGAAGTAGAAAATCACTCATTTTATAGCATCTTCTCCTCTTCATTCAATTCActccccctctcttcttctcctcctgcacctccACCATTTGATCctgattattgtttttttttccaggtgaGTGGGAAGGAGCTGTCCCGCCTTTCTGGGGATCCCACCCTGGACATACGGGACCCCGTGCTGTCCAACATACTGAGGCGGGGGGCCCGGAGACGGACGGGCCCAGCGGGGGCTCCTGGAGGGTTAGTACCAGTGACCATGGGCATGGCCGACTGTGTAGACAGCTGCACCCAAACAGACATTAGCTTCCAGCATATGTTGACTCTGGGCAAGAGCAGCCAGCATCCCTGCGGAGCTCCACCCCCGCCTGACCCTCCACCATCCCCTCCACTACCGCCGCTACTGGAGCCATATCTACTCAATGAACT CTTTATAGAGCCTGTCTACTACGACCCCACTGACTACTTCGATATCACTCAGCATGAAGTGGACAGACAGGATGAGCTGGAATATGAG GAGGTGGAGTTGTATAAGTCTCGTCAGCAGGATAAACTCGGCCTGACAGTGTGCTACAGAACCGATGATGAGGAGGACCTGGGAATATATGTGGGAGAG GTGAACCCAAACAGTATTGCTGCAATCGATGGCCGCATCCGCAAGGGAGACAGAATACTACAG ATAAATGGAGTGGACGtacaggacagagaggaggcgGTAGCTATTCTCACCAGAGAGGACAGCACTAATGTCTCCCTGCTCCTAGCGCGACCCGAGATAGAG AATGACAACCAGCTGGACCCAGATGAGCTGGACCTGGAGCCACTGGACAATGCTGTCCATCTGCCCAGCAGCCACAGAGTGAGGAACGGCACCTCCGTCCTGGGTGCTGGACCAGGTGGTGTTACTGGTGGAGGTGTATTAAGTGGCCACGGTCGCTCACTGAGCAGGGACTCACCGGATTTGCTCCAGACAGTGCTTAGCAACAGCCAGGAGCTGGACAGTGGGGTGGGCCGCACAGATGAAAGCACACGCTATGAGGAGTCGTCAGAGCATGACCTTCTGGGAGACGATCACACCAGTGCCTCCAATACAAACGCCACGAATACACCCGGCAGCATGCGCAAGTTTCTGTCTGGTAGAGGGGACACTCCGCCCTTGCTGCACTCCCAGGACCTCCAGTTCAGTGCAGACTCCCTCTTAGGGCTGGACTGTGTCAATGGGGGAGGGCTGGACCAGGTGGAGCGATTGGAGAGGGCCTACATGGCAGATCCTATGAGGATGATGATGCCTGGGCTGACTGAGGAGGAGTGCGAGAGGTACAAAGAGCTCCTGGAAATCAAGTGTTACTACGAGAAGAACAGTAATGCTCTGCTGCTACTGGGAGGCCAGGGCCCTGCACAAGAAGAAGGGGACGTCCCACTGGATGTGAATAGGAATGAAAGCCTGACGCAGCATGAGATGGCCCTTCTGGAAGAGGAGCTGCGCCACTTGGAGTTCAAGTGTCGTAACATCCTGAGGGCGCAGAAGATGCAGCAGCTGAGGGAGCGCTGTCTGAAGGCTTGGCCGCTTGAGGACAAGAACGGAGCGAGCGCAGGGGCTGGTGCAGGAGCTGGACGCTTGGATGTAAGTGGTAGTTTGGTCAGTGAGGAGTCCTGCCACCACGCTCTTTCAGATATCAATGAGCTCCCAGAGAGGGAGCGCTCGGATAAGGACAGTACGAGTGCCTACAACACTGGAGGGGAAAGTTGCAGGAGCACCCCTCTGGTCAATGAACAGTACCCGTCACCCTCTACTCAGAGCCTGGAGGGGGGAGAGTCTTATTGTTCAGCTGGTATGCAGCTTCCAGCTTCCActaggcagagagagagaggagccagGGCCGAAAGAGGGGATGGGGTACAAGCAAACTTAAACCAACCCTACTCTAACACTCACAGAAGAGCAGCTGAAGCTAAGACATCCAGCCCCGGAGCTAAAGTTAGGTCCCTGTCCCGAGATGGAGGTACCAGGAGAGGGTCGGATGGAGGGATGAGACGTAGTCCCAAAGCCAATGGGACAACAGAGAGGGCTGGTGGACGTAGCGCAGAAAACAGCCCTTACCTGTCCCGTCGTCACATGGAAACAAAGCCGCCTCCCCGCTACCTGAGCTGCATGCAGCTGAGGTCTCCCTCCACCTCTGATCAGCTCGGTGGACTCAGAGAGACTCCCAGAGAGGGCAGCATGGAGACTGCGGGCGACGCCAGCCCGATGAGTTTGGGTAGCACTTGTAAAGATGTCGTCCAGGCCTCGGGTGCCATACCCTTACCCTTGTCCCCCTCACTGCTGCCTGCCTCCCCTCGTATGGAGTGGAAGGTGAAGATCCGCAGCGACGGGTCACGCTACGTGGCCAAGCGGCCTGTGAGGGACCGCCTCCTGAAGGCACGTGCCATGAAGATCAGAGAGGAGCGCAGTGGCATGACCACAGATGATGATGCTGTGAGTGAAATGAAGATGGGCCGCTACTGGAGCAAAGAGGAGCgcaagcagcagctgctgaaggCCCGTGAGCAGCGGCGGCGCAGGGAGTTCATGATGCAGAGCCGACTCGACTGTCTGAGAGAGCGCGAGAGAGAGCAGGGCAGTGGTGCACAGCAGGGGACGACGCACCAGCAGGAATCCACCTCCATCCTGGAGCTTTGCCACCGCAGGAGCATGAAGAAGCGCAGTCGCAGAATCCTGGATAACTGGATCACTATACAGGAGCTACTGGCTCATGGGAGCAGGTCTGCTGACGGGAAGAAAGTCTATAAccctctgctgtctgtcaccACAGTCTGA